In Chryseobacterium lactis, a single genomic region encodes these proteins:
- a CDS encoding YARHG domain-containing protein, with protein sequence MKTLNYAFISLLAVSLLSCKKEGKTNVTGKDSLTAKKDSVLIPEIHKEYYGVYTGDFAGMQKMIDDGDGSEYDENVYKKISLKINRITKDSVFGQSIVNGNQRPFKGIFNESSKSFVLDEPGNDKTDGRFEVQLNGDSLTGKWNAFNKKAVKAPSKSLKLIKKNFVYNPNFMLDPDSNLVDWNNPKDFVEKYTDNDGKTESYTTSKNRVASDAVFKLNASKQKLGEKDIKNLRKLDLEIIKNSVFARHGYSFKKETYRDFFEQTDWYIPVSNNVDNELSPMEKENVALLNRFITYAEDKYDSFGR encoded by the coding sequence ATGAAAACTTTAAATTACGCATTTATTTCTTTACTGGCAGTCTCCTTACTGAGCTGCAAAAAAGAGGGAAAAACCAATGTGACCGGGAAAGATTCTTTAACTGCAAAAAAAGATTCTGTCCTGATTCCCGAAATTCATAAAGAGTACTATGGTGTTTATACCGGTGATTTTGCCGGTATGCAAAAAATGATTGACGATGGGGACGGTTCCGAGTATGATGAAAACGTGTACAAAAAAATCTCTTTAAAGATCAACCGGATTACAAAAGACAGTGTATTTGGCCAAAGTATTGTCAATGGTAATCAACGTCCTTTCAAAGGTATTTTTAATGAGTCTTCAAAATCTTTTGTACTGGATGAGCCGGGAAATGACAAAACAGATGGCAGATTTGAAGTACAATTGAATGGCGACAGCTTAACGGGAAAATGGAATGCATTCAACAAAAAGGCTGTAAAAGCACCTTCAAAATCCCTTAAGCTTATCAAGAAAAATTTTGTTTACAACCCCAACTTTATGCTTGATCCGGACTCCAATCTGGTAGACTGGAACAATCCAAAGGATTTTGTAGAAAAATATACAGATAATGATGGGAAAACTGAAAGCTATACTACCTCTAAGAACAGAGTCGCCTCCGATGCAGTCTTTAAGCTGAATGCCTCTAAGCAAAAATTGGGTGAAAAAGACATTAAAAATTTAAGAAAACTAGATCTTGAGATCATCAAAAACTCTGTATTTGCAAGACATGGCTATTCTTTCAAGAAAGAAACGTACAGAGATTTCTTCGAGCAAACAGATTGGTACATCCCCGTTTCGAATAATGTAGACAATGAGCTTTCGCCTATGGAAAAAGAAAACGTAGCATTATTGAACCGATTTATCACCTATGCGGAAGATAAATATGACAGTTTTGGAAGATAG
- a CDS encoding ribosomal maturation YjgA family protein: MKLTFNLKYFLLTIVIFLVEVLIATKLKDIFFVRAYLGDVIVVMLLYTFVKSFIRTNNQKLILGILIFSCIIEFAQYFNIAEKLGFRPGSLMYIVIGNSFSWIDILCYAVGCLLLYIVAGMGKNETSAMKSAN; encoded by the coding sequence ATGAAATTAACATTCAATCTTAAATATTTTCTTCTCACCATAGTTATTTTTCTGGTGGAGGTTTTAATAGCAACAAAGCTTAAAGACATTTTCTTTGTAAGAGCGTATCTTGGTGATGTTATTGTGGTGATGCTTCTTTATACTTTTGTTAAAAGTTTTATCAGGACAAATAACCAAAAACTGATCCTTGGAATTCTGATTTTTTCCTGCATTATTGAATTTGCACAGTATTTTAATATTGCAGAAAAATTAGGCTTCCGTCCTGGAAGCCTGATGTATATTGTGATCGGAAATTCTTTTTCATGGATCGATATCCTCTGTTATGCCGTAGGCTGCTTATTGCTTTATATAGTAGCAGGAATGGGAAAGAATGAGACCTCAGCCATGAAATCCGCAAACTGA